Below is a window of Patescibacteria group bacterium DNA.
CTTGATCATCGACTTCCGTCGTTCGTGATGTGGCTTTATCATCAGTTTGAATGTAATGGCGTATCAGCTGGATGGGTTTTGTTATTGTCGACGAAAACTGATTCCTTGCCTTTTTAATGAGGTGGAGCGACGACGGCCTACTTTCGTCCAGGCCGTAATAGAATAAACTTCGGGTCGAAAACCGATTTACGAATTCGCCCAGTCGATTGATGCTTACGACAATTTTTTCTTCCTCTCGTAAAGCTGCACCGGAATCATCGCGCCTATCTTTTTCGTACCAATAATTTACATTACCAAAATCAATGTACGTATAAATTCGACCCAGTTGGGTTAAATCAATGCGCAAGTCGTCTAAAATAATTTTAGTTTTTGCTTCATCAAGATTCATAACATCGGGCCCGACTTTTGGCTGATATGCTCGCTGCACCTAAATTCACCA
It encodes the following:
- a CDS encoding NYN domain-containing protein; this encodes MNLDEAKTKIILDDLRIDLTQLGRIYTYIDFGNVNYWYEKDRRDDSGAALREEEKIVVSINRLGEFVNRFSTRSLFYYGLDESRPSSLHLIKKARNQFSSTITKPIQLIRHYIQTDDKATSRTTEVDDQGHRFIVIQKCNFDVELCLDVTRMADKFDTLCLFSSDNDFGGLLEHVKKRAKKNVILIHGSSTRIEFKRKADITINAQRIKKYITIIKRPNAPLGGEGLDIGPVSTGRAPLAEHD